In one Oligoflexus sp. genomic region, the following are encoded:
- a CDS encoding DUF1254 domain-containing protein: MGFFLCGLGENLARKRTDLKPGSVRVYLSQVTKVSSKAAAPFVSHRPGGFPVYSFGNGWGFRYEMTTSIPEGIEMPAHVETRLGSLNFFDGFPNEESTTKLYDNLDFQRAVQAYLMALPPVSMVALREGLTQWGPANTTIPTFESLMDSRSLFLTANANTPYTWMWIDLHQGPLVAEIPPNVLGLINDFWFYYVTDVGQISPGCIRSRNPPALLPTPLSMFQGRLSVRLRRPTLSSGSI, from the coding sequence TTGGGTTTCTTTCTGTGTGGTCTTGGGGAAAACCTTGCCCGTAAACGGACCGATTTGAAACCTGGTTCAGTGAGAGTATACCTTTCCCAAGTTACGAAAGTTTCTTCCAAGGCGGCCGCGCCCTTCGTGAGCCACCGCCCTGGCGGATTTCCAGTCTATAGTTTTGGGAATGGTTGGGGATTCCGTTATGAGATGACAACTTCGATTCCCGAAGGGATAGAAATGCCGGCTCACGTGGAAACCCGACTCGGTTCGCTTAATTTTTTTGATGGATTTCCCAACGAAGAAAGTACGACGAAACTTTACGACAACCTCGATTTCCAGCGCGCAGTCCAGGCTTACTTGATGGCATTACCACCCGTGAGTATGGTGGCTCTGCGCGAGGGTTTGACTCAATGGGGCCCAGCGAACACGACCATTCCCACGTTTGAGAGTTTGATGGATTCGCGTTCGCTATTTCTCACAGCCAATGCCAATACCCCTTATACATGGATGTGGATTGATCTCCATCAGGGGCCCCTGGTTGCCGAGATCCCACCCAATGTGCTGGGCTTAATCAATGATTTTTGGTTTTACTATGTGACCGACGTAGGACAGATTTCGCCAGGGTGTATCCGCTCGCGGAATCCGCCAGCCCTCCTGCCAACACCTTTGTCAATGTTTCAGGGAAGGCTTTCAGTACGATTGCGCCGGCCGACTTTAAGTTCTGGGAGTATTTGA
- a CDS encoding nucleoside deaminase, whose product MKPQAEHSVFHPSHMALAIQLACENVARGARPYGAAIADGPKLVATGVNRIMETNDPTEHAELNAIRAAARALATPSLTGLVAYASGQPCPMCLAALRLAGISAIYYAYSNDESAPYGFSTADLGRELAKPLDLQSIPIRHVGSESQLENPFTLFAERSRS is encoded by the coding sequence ATGAAACCTCAAGCCGAACATTCAGTATTTCACCCTAGCCACATGGCGCTTGCCATTCAACTCGCCTGTGAGAACGTCGCACGGGGCGCTCGTCCCTATGGCGCTGCGATCGCCGACGGTCCGAAGCTTGTGGCCACGGGTGTGAACCGGATTATGGAGACGAACGATCCGACGGAACATGCCGAGCTCAACGCTATTCGTGCTGCGGCCAGGGCACTGGCCACTCCAAGCCTGACAGGTCTTGTTGCTTATGCAAGCGGACAGCCTTGCCCGATGTGCCTTGCGGCTCTGCGCCTTGCTGGGATCAGTGCGATTTATTATGCCTACTCGAACGACGAGTCGGCTCCTTATGGATTCTCGACCGCAGACCTCGGACGCGAGCTTGCGAAACCCCTGGATCTCCAGTCCATTCCGATCCGTCATGTCGGGAGCGAGTCTCAATTGGAGAATCCATTCACGCTCTTTGCTGAGCGTTCTCGTTCTTGA
- a CDS encoding DUF1214 domain-containing protein, producing the protein MNQVVQSESAASLDAVSLGYYASIGIEKGKPFAPDARMKKILTEAAVVGDATARALAYKTRQKDLYFYENSAWVSPFLGSYKFEVSPGVRNLDSFAFYYFYATGVTPAMAEKIVGQGSQYAAAFRDSKGQALDGAKNYRLHLPANIPIKNFWSLIVYDNQTRSMLQTDQRFPMVSSQNEKLEINADGSVDVYFGPKAPAGKENNWVQTIPGKGWNTLLRLYSPLEPWFDRTWRPGEIEAID; encoded by the coding sequence TTGAATCAGGTTGTTCAGAGCGAATCCGCCGCATCCCTTGATGCGGTTTCACTCGGTTACTATGCCTCAATCGGTATAGAAAAAGGCAAACCCTTTGCACCTGACGCGCGGATGAAGAAAATTCTGACTGAAGCTGCTGTTGTCGGCGATGCGACTGCGCGTGCTTTGGCTTATAAAACTCGGCAGAAGGACCTTTACTTTTACGAGAACAGTGCCTGGGTCTCGCCCTTTCTTGGAAGCTATAAATTCGAGGTGAGTCCAGGAGTCCGTAACCTGGATAGCTTTGCATTCTACTACTTCTATGCCACTGGCGTCACCCCAGCGATGGCGGAAAAGATCGTAGGGCAGGGTTCGCAGTATGCTGCCGCGTTCCGGGACAGCAAGGGGCAAGCATTGGACGGCGCTAAAAATTATAGGCTTCATCTGCCAGCCAACATCCCCATTAAGAACTTCTGGTCGCTGATTGTTTATGACAATCAGACCCGTTCCATGCTTCAAACCGACCAACGGTTTCCCATGGTAAGCAGTCAAAACGAAAAGCTGGAAATCAATGCGGATGGATCGGTGGACGTATACTTCGGGCCGAAGGCACCCGCCGGGAAAGAGAACAACTGGGTGCAGACCATCCCTGGAAAAGGCTGGAATACACTTTTGCGCCTCTATAGCCCTCTTGAACCCTGGTTTGATAGAACCTGGCGTCCAGGAGAGATTGAGGCTATAGATTGA